A window from Bos mutus isolate GX-2022 chromosome 1, NWIPB_WYAK_1.1, whole genome shotgun sequence encodes these proteins:
- the SLC19A1 gene encoding reduced folate transporter isoform X2 — protein sequence MSRPFPGSMALSVPEVEKQMPAEPQPGHEQQSWWCLVFFLCFYGFMAQMRPGESFITPYLLGPDKNFTQTQVTNEITPVLSYSYLAVLVPIFLLTDYLCYKPVLLLQGLSYVSVWLLLLFGSTVLHMQFMEFFFSITMAARIAYSSYIFSLVPPARYQRMASYSRASVLLGVFTSSVLGQLLVTVGRVAFSTLNYISLAFLTFSLVLALFLKRPKRSLFFNRGVPGPAGAAPSELDQMNPGQAKAAGAKPGWLPAAWRDSTFVRMPGELGRAVRLPQLRLWSLWWVFNSAGYYLIVYYVHILWNVVHPTTDTTRVYNGAADAASTLLGALTSFAAGFVKIRWALWARLVIAVVTVLQAGLVFLMYKTDDIWLCYAAFVLFRGSYQFLVPIATPVLPRRPDHTLALLARFMLCRPPAPVAMAAFPNCLWTWPRAWPPTRAGRCILPS from the exons ATGTCCCGTCCATTTCCTGGCAGCATGGCGCTCTCTGTCCCAGAGGTGGAGAAGCAGATGCCAGCAGAGCCCCAGCCCGGCCATGAGCAGCAGTCCTGGTGGTGCCTGGTGTTCTTCCTCTGCTTCTACGGCTTCATGGCCCAGATGCGGCCTGGGGAGAGCTTCATCACGCCTTACCTCCTGGGCCCCGACAAGAACTTCACGCAGACTCAG GTCACCAACGAGATCACGCCGGTGCTGTCCTACTCATACCTGGCCGTGCTGGTGCCCATCTTCTTGCTGACCGACTACCTCTGCTACAAGCCGGTGCTGCTGCTGCAAGGCCTGAGCTACGTGTCTGTGTGGCTCCTGCTGCTGTTTGGCTCGACCGTGCTGCAcatgcagttcatggagttcttcttcagcatcaccATGGCTGCCCGCATTGCCTACTCCTCCTACATCTTCTCGCTGGTGCCCCCTGCCCGCTACCAGCGCATGGCCAGCTACTCGCGGGCCTCAGTACTGCTGGGCGTCTTCACCAGCTCGGTGCTGGGCCAGCTGCTGGTCACCGTAGGCAGGGTCGCCTTCTCCACGCTCAACTACATCTCGCTGGCCTTCCTCACCTTCAGCCTGGTGCTGGCGCTCTTCCTGAAGCGCCCCAAGCGCAGCCTCTTCTTCAACCGCGGAGTCCCCGGACCTGCCGGGGCCGCGCCCTCTGAGCTGGACCAGATGAACCCGGGCCAGGCGAAGGCCGCGGGCGCGAAGCCGGGCTGGCTGCCGGCCGCCTGGCGGGACTCGACGTTCGTGCGCATGCCGGGAGAGCTGGGCCGCGCGGTGCGGCTGCCGCAGCTGCGCCTCTGGTCTCTCTGGTGGGTCTTCAACTCCGCCGGCTACTACCTGATCGTCTACTACGTGCACATCCTGTGGAACGTGGTTCACCCCACCACGGACACCACCAGGGTCTACAACGGCGCGGCGGACGCTGCCTCCACGCTGCTAG GTGCCCTCACCTCCTTCGCCGCGGGCTTCGTGAAGATCCGCTGGGCGCTGTGGGCCAGGCTGGTCATCGCGGTGGTGACGGTGCTGCAGGCGGGGCTGGTGTTCCTCATGTACAAGACTGACGACATTTGGTTGTGCTACGCGGCCTTCGTGCTCTTCCGCGGCTCCTACCAGTTCCTGGTGCCCATCGCCAC GCCAGTGCTGCCCAGGCGCCCAGACCACACCCTGGCCCTGCTGGCACGGTTTATGCTCTGCCGCCCTCCTGCCCCTGTGGCCATGGCTGCCTTCCCCAACTGCCTATGGACGTGGCCCCGGGCCTGGCCTCCCACACGAGCGGGACGCTGCATCCTCCCGTCCTGA